From one Cydia strobilella chromosome 24, ilCydStro3.1, whole genome shotgun sequence genomic stretch:
- the LOC134752266 gene encoding zinc finger protein 93-like isoform X2: MSLEDENLVWIKVEPGSGELEGARAMYTDHETEKPDPLIGHLDEIKLAEVDWTIEDSKFDECVAGRGLYVDQIVKEEIVLGPEVIEQPKLALPYPEYSAVTSPIVPIWPKSYSEETSYKCHACRKIFHLEESLNRHIFAVHAKHEVPKMKKMHICKFCCQIFLSKNDLTEHLMIHFRTSKSLKKNDFINKKHTKQNTRQDKIISVNTFTASNTYMRSPSYNITPPGSECTENKDCDPPNEPYTCHACYKSFVLEMCFNKHMLDNHAEPRFQKELTIVQALPESQGKPPYHCQKCCKTFDSVESLTRHRFAIHTKREPETHEIHQSSSTTVVTSGNNPMRPCYFCYQWFEDKDDLMKHMEFHIEFASEMND; this comes from the exons ATGTCGCTTGAAGATGAGAATTTGGTGTGGATTAAGGTGGAACCTGGTTCGGGGGAGCTCGAGGGTGCCCGGGCCATGTACACGGACCATGAAACAGAGAAACCGGACCCACTGATCGGCCATTTAGATGAGATAAAGCTTGCTGAGGTTGATTGGACAATCGAGGACAGCAAGTTTGACGAGTGTGTTGCGGGTCGCGGCTTGTACGTAGACCAAATTGTTAAAGAGGAGATTGTGCTGGGCCCTGAGGTGATAGAGCAGCCTAAACTAGCCTTACCTTACCCAG AATACAGTGCAGTAACAAGCCCCATAGTGCCGATTTGGCCTAAATCCTATAGTGAAGAGACATCTTACAAATGTCATGCATGTCGGAAAATATTTCACCTAGAAGAGAGTTTAAATAGGCATATTTTTGCAGTTCATGCTAAACATGAAGTtcccaaaatgaaaaaaatgcacATTTGCAAGTTTTGTTGCCAAATTTTTCTATCTAAAAATGATTTGACTGAACATTTGATGATTCACTTTAGAACTTCCAAGAGCCTAaagaaaaatgattttattaacaaaaaacatacaaaacaaaacacaagaCAAGACAAAATCATTTcagttaacacattcactgccagcaacACATAtatgcgttcaccgtcatacaatatcacgccccctggcagtgaatgcacAGAAAACAAAGATTGTGACCCACCCAATGAGCCATACACATGTCACGCATGTTATAAAAGTTTTGTCCTAGAAATGTGCTTTAATAAGCATATGTTAGATAATCATGCGGAACCTAGATTTCAAAAAGAACTCACTATTGTACAAGCTCTACCTGAATCACAAGGTAAACCACCGTACCATTGTCAAAAATGTTGTAAAACATTTGACTCGGTAGAGAGCCTCACAAGGCATAGGTTTGCTATCCACACAAAACGTGAACCCGAAACACACGAAATTCATCAATCAAGTTCAACCacggtggtaactagtgggaataacccaatGCGTCCTTGTTATTTTTGCTATCAATGGTTTGAAGATAAAGATGATTTAATGAAACATATGGAATTTCACATAGAATTTGCCAGTGAGATGAACGATTGA
- the LOC134752266 gene encoding zinc finger protein 93-like isoform X1, producing the protein MSLEDENLVWIKVEPGSGELEGARAMYTDHETEKPDPLIGHLDEIKLAEVDWTIEDSKFDECVAGRGLYVDQIVKEEIVLGPEVIEQPKLALPYPAPSSLPTEEKLDLFSEYSAVTSPIVPIWPKSYSEETSYKCHACRKIFHLEESLNRHIFAVHAKHEVPKMKKMHICKFCCQIFLSKNDLTEHLMIHFRTSKSLKKNDFINKKHTKQNTRQDKIISVNTFTASNTYMRSPSYNITPPGSECTENKDCDPPNEPYTCHACYKSFVLEMCFNKHMLDNHAEPRFQKELTIVQALPESQGKPPYHCQKCCKTFDSVESLTRHRFAIHTKREPETHEIHQSSSTTVVTSGNNPMRPCYFCYQWFEDKDDLMKHMEFHIEFASEMND; encoded by the exons ATGTCGCTTGAAGATGAGAATTTGGTGTGGATTAAGGTGGAACCTGGTTCGGGGGAGCTCGAGGGTGCCCGGGCCATGTACACGGACCATGAAACAGAGAAACCGGACCCACTGATCGGCCATTTAGATGAGATAAAGCTTGCTGAGGTTGATTGGACAATCGAGGACAGCAAGTTTGACGAGTGTGTTGCGGGTCGCGGCTTGTACGTAGACCAAATTGTTAAAGAGGAGATTGTGCTGGGCCCTGAGGTGATAGAGCAGCCTAAACTAGCCTTACCTTACCCAG CACCATCTTCATTACCTACAGAAGAAAAACTTGATCTGTTTTCAGAATACAGTGCAGTAACAAGCCCCATAGTGCCGATTTGGCCTAAATCCTATAGTGAAGAGACATCTTACAAATGTCATGCATGTCGGAAAATATTTCACCTAGAAGAGAGTTTAAATAGGCATATTTTTGCAGTTCATGCTAAACATGAAGTtcccaaaatgaaaaaaatgcacATTTGCAAGTTTTGTTGCCAAATTTTTCTATCTAAAAATGATTTGACTGAACATTTGATGATTCACTTTAGAACTTCCAAGAGCCTAaagaaaaatgattttattaacaaaaaacatacaaaacaaaacacaagaCAAGACAAAATCATTTcagttaacacattcactgccagcaacACATAtatgcgttcaccgtcatacaatatcacgccccctggcagtgaatgcacAGAAAACAAAGATTGTGACCCACCCAATGAGCCATACACATGTCACGCATGTTATAAAAGTTTTGTCCTAGAAATGTGCTTTAATAAGCATATGTTAGATAATCATGCGGAACCTAGATTTCAAAAAGAACTCACTATTGTACAAGCTCTACCTGAATCACAAGGTAAACCACCGTACCATTGTCAAAAATGTTGTAAAACATTTGACTCGGTAGAGAGCCTCACAAGGCATAGGTTTGCTATCCACACAAAACGTGAACCCGAAACACACGAAATTCATCAATCAAGTTCAACCacggtggtaactagtgggaataacccaatGCGTCCTTGTTATTTTTGCTATCAATGGTTTGAAGATAAAGATGATTTAATGAAACATATGGAATTTCACATAGAATTTGCCAGTGAGATGAACGATTGA